One Cyanobium sp. Tous-M-B4 genomic region harbors:
- a CDS encoding cofactor assembly of complex C subunit B yields the protein MPPRGSFTMGWMANLSSTLLLTLLLAVGLVFFLRAASKDRTTTVEVRSSRPPLEVLSQLSEWLLQRGWRAESTDPERRHLCFRAEVAASPWLAVLLSVLGAVGAACLGLVLRQLLPQLGWWPLLLALLGPAAGLIYRNRAMRAETLELRLISHDSATGSALRLRAHRDELIALELEMGPKLGLFSDGKLLSSPI from the coding sequence ATGCCCCCAAGGGGCAGCTTCACAATGGGATGGATGGCCAACCTCAGCTCCACCCTGCTGCTCACCCTGCTACTAGCCGTAGGCCTGGTTTTTTTCTTGCGCGCCGCCAGCAAAGACCGCACCACCACAGTCGAGGTGCGCTCGTCGCGGCCGCCTCTGGAGGTGTTGAGCCAGCTGAGCGAATGGCTGCTGCAACGCGGTTGGCGCGCCGAATCCACTGACCCCGAGCGCCGCCACCTCTGCTTCCGCGCCGAGGTGGCGGCCAGTCCCTGGTTGGCGGTGCTGCTCTCGGTGCTGGGAGCGGTGGGGGCCGCTTGCCTTGGGCTGGTGCTGCGCCAGCTGCTGCCCCAGCTGGGCTGGTGGCCCCTGCTGCTGGCCTTACTGGGGCCGGCGGCTGGGCTGATTTATCGCAATCGGGCGATGCGGGCCGAAACCCTGGAGCTGCGCCTGATCAGCCATGACAGTGCCACGGGCAGCGCCTTGCGGCTGCGGGCCCACCGCGATGAGCTAATTGCGCTCGAATTGGAGATGGGTCCCAAGCTGGGCCTATTCAGCGACGGCAAGCTGCTCAGCTCCCCCATCTGA
- a CDS encoding dehydrogenase yields the protein MQRFRPLAFVLTGVLAIAGGAAAQAPPLANFDPLTGPRSRLSRNWRGLAELPSSTEILVLAGHADSQGIGGAGTGGEAVALGGAAPMQPGMRDELYWNLLTAQAVVTLGQQRGLAIRFYDPPLRSIADGDDPRTNWSVGKAHAQAGGYALEIHYDAYGPDGVGSGLIPPLHRPPTRLDESLALAFGPYPLLFRDGLGAPRRGIAILEIGKLEGQLEASLRDPRSRNGAIQAIAERVVTALQRGLEQGLQPAPPIPGLAATKPATINPAPNSPPDGGRSGPQASRPPANPGDE from the coding sequence ATGCAGCGATTCCGTCCCCTGGCTTTCGTCTTGACCGGAGTGCTTGCCATAGCTGGGGGCGCTGCAGCCCAAGCGCCGCCGCTGGCCAACTTTGATCCGCTCACAGGGCCGCGCAGCCGTCTGAGCAGAAACTGGCGAGGCCTGGCTGAGCTGCCCAGCAGCACCGAAATCCTGGTGCTAGCGGGTCATGCCGATTCCCAGGGGATTGGCGGGGCCGGAACGGGGGGAGAGGCCGTCGCTCTCGGCGGAGCCGCGCCGATGCAGCCGGGCATGCGCGACGAGCTCTATTGGAACTTGCTCACCGCCCAGGCGGTGGTGACCCTTGGCCAGCAGCGGGGTCTGGCCATCCGCTTCTACGACCCACCGCTGCGCAGCATTGCTGATGGCGACGATCCACGCACCAACTGGAGCGTGGGCAAAGCCCATGCCCAAGCCGGTGGATATGCCCTGGAAATCCACTACGACGCCTACGGTCCAGATGGTGTCGGTTCGGGCCTGATTCCACCCCTACATCGCCCCCCAACCCGCCTAGACGAAAGCCTGGCGCTGGCCTTTGGCCCCTATCCCCTGCTCTTCCGCGACGGCCTAGGCGCCCCCAGGCGGGGCATCGCCATTCTCGAGATCGGCAAACTTGAGGGCCAGCTAGAAGCATCGCTGCGAGATCCCCGCAGCCGCAATGGCGCTATCCAAGCGATCGCTGAGCGGGTGGTTACAGCTTTGCAACGGGGTCTGGAGCAGGGCTTGCAACCAGCCCCACCAATTCCTGGCCTGGCCGCCACCAAACCAGCGACCATCAACCCAGCACCTAATTCACCGCCTGATGGGGGGCGCAGCGGTCCGCAAGCGAGCCGTCCTCCAGCCAATCCTGGGGACGAGTGA